The following coding sequences are from one Dermacentor andersoni chromosome 5, qqDerAnde1_hic_scaffold, whole genome shotgun sequence window:
- the LOC126539714 gene encoding uncharacterized protein yields MDSRLAHLIEAKQSIKARWQKRRTNRSLRKKIAELNRQIEVHCRVLCTQQWNEACNEADGQMHKGKTWNMLQHLLDETTTKGHQHNNLARILHKAMCEHGEDEVKGRLDAKYLPTTPTERHPDYQGNENETLDRDIQTWEVRVALQDLNGRSAAGPDRVTNRALKNLNEAAIETLTNFYNKCWQEGRLPKQWKAAKTILIPNPGKPPNIENLRPISLTSCVGKVLEHVLMNRWQRYLEESELYPNSIIGFRKKLGTQDAMILLKNEIIDDTTGTKDNRAILGLDLQSAFDKVRHSAILAQVSRLNMGRRTYQYIKDFLTERTTEICAGDLQLEEKKLGSVGTPQGSVISPLLFNLVMIGMANRLERVAGVRHTIYADDVTLWVPGGSDGHIETTLQEAVNAIEEQLGGSGLVCCPAKSELLVIPPTGAGRKRKNMEVEYERPKITVKTAGGQVIPEVEKIRVLGLLIQRNRVNGETANKLAAKAAAAMRLIKRVSNRRAGMKEESLTRLVQSFAVSHITYVAAFHNWRPSERNKIDATIRKAYKAALGVVGSTSTEKFMALAVHNTLDEIAEAQRTAQLERLSETRTGRKILRDLGLEPREGEQQKDVPIPDSINRKLRVCPIPRNVNPEHNKERRLARARALVDLHAREEGAIYVDAAEYRGSSDAYAGVAVGASTGATKTAASVRTREAHRAEEVAIALAVSDPGCTTVLCDSRTAVKNYAKGRVCSEAARILRKAEDIGRTSAVVIKWFPAHMGSDVSERGNVNHNETANSAARGLTNRAAASTADSECWSRCSAKDKITTFNEIVKWYRLNRQTMPPPHPGLTRKEAVLYRQLQTGSLLTPVLAKHVCPSVYASDVCRLCAKERATAAHILWDCSINPREASEKTTIPPQLEAATRRYDQDTQLKAVQQVSAALERQRPRESEEKGGSTPRKGAAALSDPRK; encoded by the coding sequence ATGGACAGTCGGCTGGCCCACCTGATAGAAGCCAAGCAGTCCATAAAGGCGAGGTGGCAGAAGCGACGAACCAACCGAAGTCTAAGGAAGAAGATCGCCGAGCTCAACAGGCAGATCGAGGTCCACTGCAGGGTGCTATGCACCCAACAGTGGAACGAGGCCTGCAACGAAGCCGACGGACAGATGCATAAGGGCAAGACGTGGAACATGCTGCAGCACCTCCTCGACGAAACCACGACCAAGGGCCACCAACACAACAACCTGGCCAGAATCCTACACAAGGCAATGTGTGAACACGGGGAGGACGAGGTCAAGGGGCGCTTGGACGCCAAGTACCTACCGACCACCCCCACGGAAAGACACCCGGATTACCAAGGCAACGAGAACGAGACGCTAGATCGAGACATCCAGACATGGGAAGTCAGAGTTGCCCTGCAGGATCTCAATGGCAGGTCCGCCGCGGGTCCCGATCGAGTGAccaacagagcgctcaagaacctcaacgaagcggccatcgaaacgctcacgaacttctacaacaagtgctggcaagaaggaaggctgcccaagcaatggaaagcagccaagacgaTCCTCATCCCCAACCCTGGCAAGCCGCCCAACatagagaacctcaggccgatatcgctcacttcttgcgtgggaaaggtcctcgagcacgttctcatgaacaggtggcagcgttacctggaagaatcggagctttacccaaattccatcatcgggtttcggaagaagctcgggacgcaagacgccatgatcttactgaagaacgagatcatcgacgatacgacgggcaccaaggacaacagagccatactcgggctggacttgcagagcgccttcgataaagtgaggcactcggctatcctggcccaagtatccagactaaacatgggcagaaggacataccagtacatcaaagacttcctgacggaacgcaccaccgaaatctgcgcgggagacctgcagctcgaagagaagaagctgggaagcgtcggaactccgcagggctcggtgatctccccgcttctcttcaacctcgtgatgatcggaatggccaaccggctagaaagagtagcgggagtccgacacaccatctacgccgacgacgttacgctatgggtaccgggaggaagcgacggacacatcgagacaacgctgcaagaagcggtcaacgccatcgaggagcagctgggcggGTCCGGACTCGTTTGCTGTCcggccaagtcagaactgctggtgattccaccgacaggagcgggcaggaaaagaaagaatatggaagtTGAGTACGAGCGGCCCAAGATCACGGTCAAGACAGcgggaggacaagtaataccggaggtcgagaagattcgagtgctcgggctgctcatccagcgaaaccgagtcaacggtgaaacggCCAACAAGCTCGCGgccaaagcggccgcggcaatgagactcatcaagagggtgtccaacagaagagcagggatgaaggaggagagcctgactaggctcgttcaatccttcgcagttagccacataacgtacgtggccgctttccacaactggaggccgagcgaacgtaacaagatagacgccaccatacgcaaggcgtataaggcggcactcggcgtcgtcgggagcacgagcaccgaaaaattcatggcgctggcagtccacaacacgctggacgaaatagccgaagcacagagaacggcgcaactcgagcgtctctctgaaacgagaaccggaagaaagatactgcgggaccttggcctcgagccgagggaaggcgagcagcagaaagacgtacctataccggatagcatcaacagaaagctgagggtctgcccgatcccgaggaacgtgaaccccgagcacaacaaagagcggaggttggcgagggccagggctctcgtggacctccacgccagagaagaaggcgccatctacgtggacgcggcggagtaccgagggagcagcgacgcatacgcgggggtggctgtcggggcatcgacgggtgcaacgaagaccgcggcgagcgtccggactcgagaggcgcaccgggcggaggaggtggccatcgccttggccgtctccgaccccggatgcactacagtgttgtgtgactctagaacggcagtgaagaactacgccaagggtagggtatgtagtgaggctgcgcgcatactgcgcaaggccgaagacatcggacgcacaagcgctgtggtgatcaagtggtttccggcccacatgggcagtgacgtgtcggaacgcgggaacgtgaaccacaacgagacggccaactcggccgcgcgaggactaaccaaccgcgcagctgcaagcacggccgactcggagtgttggtcgcggtgcagtgccaaggacaagattaccaccttcaacgaaatagtgaagtggtacagacttaacagacagactatgccgccacctcacccggggcttacccggaaggaggcagtgttatacaggcaattacagacggggtccctgctcaccccggtgctagctaaacacgtgtgtccgagcgtgtacgcgagtgacgtgtgtagactgtgcgctaaggagagagccaccgcggctcacatcctttgggactgtagtataaatccacgagaagccagcgagaaaacgacgatcccgccgcagctagagg